Proteins encoded within one genomic window of Pedobacter africanus:
- a CDS encoding glycoside hydrolase family 43 protein has translation MRTGLKQFFHFLFLFGLMAGFSACSKKAYVFTSFHEPANEGLRMLYSYDGYKWTDLNRIFLKPEIGKQKIMRDPSMVQGPDGVFHLVWTCGWKGERGFGYASSKDLIHWSGQQFVPVLQNEPATVNVWAPEIFYDDIKKEYIIIWASTIPHRFARGVEDEDNNHRMYSVTTRDFKVFSEARLFLDPGFSIIDAVIVKKSAKDYVLVLKDNTRPNRNLKVAFSEDPIGPYADVSEPFSGKLTEGPTVVKLGNNWLIYYDAYGEKRYAAVKTSDFKSFKDVSAETVIPEGHKHGTIVEVKRKIIERLRK, from the coding sequence ATGAGGACGGGTTTAAAGCAGTTTTTTCATTTCTTATTCCTATTTGGGCTGATGGCTGGTTTCAGCGCCTGCTCAAAAAAAGCCTATGTGTTTACCTCTTTTCACGAGCCGGCAAATGAAGGTTTGCGGATGCTGTACAGCTATGATGGTTATAAATGGACCGACCTGAACAGAATTTTTTTAAAGCCGGAGATCGGTAAACAAAAGATCATGCGCGACCCCTCAATGGTACAGGGACCTGACGGTGTTTTTCATTTGGTATGGACCTGCGGCTGGAAGGGCGAAAGAGGCTTTGGCTATGCGAGTTCAAAAGACCTTATCCATTGGTCCGGGCAACAGTTTGTTCCGGTGCTGCAAAATGAACCGGCTACCGTAAACGTATGGGCACCCGAAATTTTTTATGATGACATCAAAAAAGAATACATCATTATCTGGGCATCTACCATACCCCACCGCTTTGCAAGAGGGGTAGAGGATGAAGACAACAATCATAGGATGTATTCAGTTACGACCAGGGATTTTAAGGTTTTCAGTGAAGCCAGGCTATTTCTTGATCCGGGGTTCAGCATAATTGATGCAGTGATAGTAAAAAAGTCGGCAAAGGATTATGTGCTGGTATTGAAAGACAATACCCGCCCTAACAGGAACCTGAAGGTGGCTTTCAGCGAGGACCCCATCGGACCTTATGCAGATGTTTCTGAGCCTTTTAGCGGCAAGCTGACAGAAGGGCCGACGGTAGTTAAACTGGGGAACAACTGGCTGATTTATTATGATGCCTACGGGGAGAAAAGGTATGCCGCTGTAAAAACCAGCGATTTTAAAAGTTTTAAGGATGTTTCTGCAGAGACAGTAATTCCGGAAGGGCATAAACATGGAACCATAGTAGAGGTGAAACGCAAAATCATTGAAAGGCTGAGGAAATGA